A region of Catellicoccus marimammalium M35/04/3 DNA encodes the following proteins:
- the infA gene encoding translation initiation factor IF-1 — protein sequence MAKESVIEIEGVVRETLPNAMFKVELENGHEVLATVSGKIRMHYIRILPGDKVTVELSPYDLTRGRITYRFK from the coding sequence GTGGCGAAGGAGAGTGTGATTGAAATCGAAGGAGTTGTCCGTGAAACTTTGCCGAATGCAATGTTTAAGGTTGAATTAGAAAATGGACACGAAGTTCTAGCAACGGTTTCAGGCAAAATTCGTATGCACTACATTCGTATTTTACCTGGAGATAAGGTTACTGTTGAATTATCACCATATGATTTAACCCGCGGTCGCATTACTTATCGCTTTAAATAA
- a CDS encoding adenylate kinase, translated as MNLILMGLPGAGKGTQAEKIIDTYHIPHISTGDMFRAAIAEGTELGLEAKRYMDEGQLVPDEVTTGIVKERLAKADCDRGFLLDGFPRTMAQAEALNQIMAELNKKIDAVINIEVDPSVIVDRLSGRFICKECGATYHKLYNRPKVEGTCDRCGGHEFYQREDDKPETVKNRLAVNIESSKPILEFYAKEGVLHNVDGDRDIDDVFADVKTIIETSAR; from the coding sequence ATGAATTTAATTTTAATGGGTCTACCAGGAGCTGGTAAAGGAACTCAAGCTGAAAAAATTATTGATACTTATCATATCCCACACATTTCTACTGGGGATATGTTCCGTGCTGCGATTGCAGAAGGTACAGAATTAGGATTAGAAGCAAAACGTTACATGGATGAAGGTCAATTAGTACCGGATGAAGTGACAACAGGAATTGTTAAAGAACGTTTAGCAAAAGCAGATTGTGATCGTGGTTTCTTATTAGATGGTTTCCCACGTACAATGGCACAAGCAGAAGCTTTAAACCAAATCATGGCAGAATTAAACAAAAAAATTGATGCTGTGATTAATATTGAAGTGGATCCATCTGTGATTGTAGATCGTTTAAGTGGTCGTTTCATTTGTAAAGAATGTGGCGCAACTTACCATAAATTATACAATCGTCCAAAAGTAGAAGGCACTTGTGATCGCTGTGGTGGACATGAGTTTTATCAACGTGAAGACGATAAACCAGAAACTGTGAAAAATCGTTTAGCGGTTAACATTGAAAGTAGTAAACCAATTTTAGAGTTCTACGCTAAAGAAGGAGTTCTACATAATGTAGATGGAGATCGTGATATCGATGACGTCTTTGCCGATGTAAAAACAATCATTGAAACCTCAGCTCGTTAA
- the secY gene encoding preprotein translocase subunit SecY — translation MLKVLKNAFKVKEIRQRIFFTFFILFVFRIGSYITVPGVNASALHSLADNTFFNIFNMVSGSAMQNFSLFAMGVSPYITASIVIQLLQMDIVPKFVEWGKQGEVGRRKLTQATRYLTLVLAFIQSVGITAGFHMYSQYGLVKDPGMLTFIVIGIILTAGVMLLTWMGELITERGIGNGVSMIIFAGIVSKIPSGLKQLYHEYFVNIPKAQWGKSFLFIGLLLVCTLIVVGIVTFFQQAERQIPIQYTKRVSGAPSSSYLPLKVNAAGVIPVIFASSLLATPSAILQLFQHKWGGSAWYDTIMTICNYQTLPGCTLYLILIVAFTFFYALVQVNPEKLAENLQKQGSYIPRVRPGRGTEEYISHLIIRLSTVGSIFLAAVAVLPIIAQAVWNLPSSIGLGGTSLLIMIGVALEFVKQLEGLLLKRQYIGFINK, via the coding sequence TTCCAGGCGTAAATGCTAGCGCGCTTCATAGTTTAGCAGATAATACGTTCTTTAATATTTTTAACATGGTCAGTGGTAGTGCGATGCAGAACTTTTCATTGTTCGCAATGGGGGTGTCTCCGTACATCACTGCTTCCATTGTTATTCAGCTCCTACAAATGGATATCGTTCCTAAATTTGTAGAGTGGGGAAAACAAGGAGAAGTAGGCCGTAGAAAGTTGACGCAAGCCACTAGATATTTAACATTAGTTTTGGCTTTCATTCAATCTGTCGGAATTACTGCCGGCTTCCACATGTATAGTCAATACGGATTAGTTAAAGATCCAGGAATGTTAACCTTTATCGTTATTGGTATTATTTTAACGGCAGGTGTAATGTTATTAACTTGGATGGGTGAATTGATTACAGAACGCGGAATTGGGAATGGAGTTTCCATGATCATCTTCGCTGGTATCGTTTCAAAAATCCCTTCAGGCTTAAAACAGTTATATCATGAATATTTCGTAAATATACCAAAAGCACAATGGGGTAAATCATTCTTATTTATTGGCTTATTATTAGTTTGTACGTTAATTGTTGTCGGAATCGTTACATTCTTCCAACAAGCAGAACGTCAAATTCCAATTCAATATACAAAACGTGTATCTGGAGCACCATCTAGTAGTTATTTGCCATTAAAAGTAAATGCTGCAGGGGTAATTCCAGTTATTTTTGCAAGTTCCCTATTAGCAACTCCAAGTGCAATTTTACAATTGTTCCAACATAAATGGGGGGGCTCAGCTTGGTATGATACAATTATGACGATTTGTAATTATCAAACCTTGCCAGGATGTACTTTATACTTAATCTTAATTGTAGCGTTTACGTTCTTTTATGCATTAGTACAAGTAAATCCAGAAAAATTAGCGGAAAACTTACAAAAACAAGGAAGCTATATTCCACGTGTTCGTCCAGGTCGAGGAACAGAGGAATATATTTCTCATTTAATTATTCGCTTAAGTACAGTTGGATCTATTTTCTTAGCTGCAGTTGCGGTATTACCAATTATCGCTCAAGCAGTTTGGAATTTACCAAGTTCAATTGGCTTAGGAGGAACAAGTCTATTAATTATGATCGGTGTAGCCTTAGAATTTGTTAAACAATTAGAAGGTTTGTTATTAAAACGTCAATACATCGGTTTTATCAATAAGTAG
- the rpmJ gene encoding 50S ribosomal protein L36, giving the protein MKVRPSVKPICEKCKVIRRKGRVMVICENPKHKQRQG; this is encoded by the coding sequence ATGAAAGTAAGACCATCAGTAAAACCTATTTGCGAAAAATGTAAAGTAATTCGTCGTAAAGGACGCGTTATGGTTATTTGTGAAAACCCAAAACATAAACAACGTCAA